In the Oscillospiraceae bacterium genome, TTGATCTGTCCATGGCTACAATGGACTGGAATCATCTGCGTGTATCCCTTTGCTACGCTCCGTTCTTTATCCTGTACTGGTGCATCAACTCTCTTACAATGAACGGCTGCAACCGCTTTAAAAACATGAGCGAAGGCAAAAACCTTCTGATCTGCGTGCTTTGCAACACTTTCGGAACGATTGTTGTAGTGCTGGTCTACTATATTATGCTGTATCGCACTGGCTGCGGTATTGGTGCATTCTCCAACTGGAAAGCATATATGATGCTCAGCTACATGATTCTTTCCGCTACTGCAGGTACAATTATCAATCGTAAGATTTATAACGCAACCAGCAGCCTTTACCTTGGTCCTGTGATTTTCGGTACGCTGATTGCCATCATTAACACCACAGTTTATACGTTGCCCGCAGCTTAACTGCAAGCAGACCATTTGGGCTAAAGTAAATTGGACAAAATATTTACCTGAAATGCCGAGAAGGAAATAACAGATCCCCCCTAGTGGATTACGCAAGCTAACTAGGGGGGATTTCTCTGGATTATTTAGAAAAGAAAACCAAGGCGGTGATAAGAGTATTATGGCAACGAAACAAAAGTTGACCACTTTGGGCATCGAATTAGGCTCAACACGCATCAAAGCAGTTTTGACGAGTTTTGATGGTACAATACTAGCCAGTGGTATGCATGACTGGGAGAACCGTTTTGAAGACGGTTATTGGACTTACCATCTAGATGATGTATGGGCAGGCATTCGAGATGCCTATCGTGATTTAGCACTGAACTATGAAAACACCTATGGGGAAGTTCTTCAGACCGTTGGCGCTATTGGCGTTTCAGCCATGATGCATGGCTATCTTCCATTTGATTGTAATGGACAACAGCTGACAGCATTCCGTACCTGGCGTAACACTACAACTCAACAGGCAGCAAATGCTTTGACAGAGCGTTTTCATTTCAACATTCCTCAGCGATGGAGCATAGCTCACTTTTATCAGGCCATTCTTAATGGAGAGGCACACGTTAATAATGTTGCGTTTCTGACAACTCTTGCCGGTTATGTCCATTGGCAGCTAACTGGTAATAAGGTTCTGGGTATCGGGGACGCATCCGGCATGTTTCCTATCGACAGCAACACCTGTGATTATAATGCTTCCATGCTCGATTCCTTCGATGCTTTGCTCAAAGAAGCAAAGTTACCATTTCACCTGCGTGATTTGCTTCCCAAGGTACTGTGTGCGGGGGAAGATGCCGGTTATTTAACAGAAGCAGGTTCCAAACTCCTCGATTCCACGGGAACACTATCTCCCGGAATTCCATTTTGTCCACCAGAAGGTGATGCCGGAACCGGCATGGTGGCTACTAACAGCGTTGCACAGCGCACCGGTAATGTCAGCGCCGGCACAAGCGTTTTTGCTATGATCGTGCTTGATAAGCCGCTGAAACAAGTTCATCCAGAGATAGATATGGTCACCACTCCACAAGGTGCTCCTGTTGCTATGGTTCACTGTAATACTTGCACATCTGATCTGGATGGCTGGGTGAATTTGATGGGAGAAATGACCGAGGCTGCCGGGACCACACTGACCAAATCTCAGCTGTATAATCTTTTCTACCAGAAAGCATTACAAGGCGATGCTGATTGCGGTGGGTTGATCAATTTCAACTACTTCTCCGGCGAGCCAGTCACGGGCATATCAGATGGACGGCCAACATTTATTCGTCGCCCCAATGCAAAATTTCATCTTGCCAACTTCGCACGAGCCCAATTGTATTCCTGCATTGCGACTTTGAAGTATGGTTTGGACATTTTGTTCGAGCAAGAGCAGGTAACAGTCGACAATCTACTTGGCCATGGTGGTCTATTCAAGGTCCCCGTAGTTGGGCAGAAATTACTGGCCGGGGCGTTGGGTGTTCCGGTATCTGTAATGAAAACAGCCGGAGAGGGCGGACCGTGGGGTATGGCACTTTTGGCTGGCTATCGTTTGAATCGGAATAAGGATGAGAACTTGGAAAACTATTTACAGAACCATATCTTTATCCATTCCGAAGGAAATACCCAGACACCCGATAAAGCTGATCAGTTCGGATTTTCCGCATTCATGAAAGAGTATATACGTTGCTTGCCGGTCGAACGCGCCGCCGTAGATGCTCTTCGCTAAATTAGGAGGCTATTAATAATGCGTATGCAAGACTATGAATTTTGGTTTGTAGTAGGAAGCCAGTTCCTGTATGGTCCCGAAGTGCTCGAAACCGTAGCTGCTCGTGCTTCCGAAATGGCCGATGTGTTAAATGCTTCTGGCAACTTGCCTTGCAAATTGGTATACAAGGTCACCGCAAAAACTAATAAAGAAATTGCTGATGTTGTACGTGAAGCCAACTATGACCCGCACTGCGCTGGCATTATCACATGGTGCCACACTTTCAGCCCAAGCAAAATGTGGATCAATGGCTTCGTTGACCTGCAAAAACCTTATTGTCACTTTGCCACTCAGTATAATCGCGAAATCCCAAATGAAGAAATCGATATGGACTTTATGAACCTGAACCAAGCTGCTCACGGCGACAGGGAACATGGATTCATTGCCGCAAGACTGCGGATGCCTCGCAAAATCATTTTTGGTTATTGGCAAGACGAGGAAATTCAAAAGCGTCTCGGTCGTTGGATGCGTGCTGCTGTAGGTGTAGCAGTTTCGCGGAATCTAAAAGTCATGCGTTTTGGTGACAATATGCGTGAGGTTGCAGTAACTGAAGGCGATAAGGTTGAAGTTCAGGCTAAACTCGGATGGCAGGTAAATACCTGGGCAGTAGGTGACCTTGTGAAAGTAATGAACGAGGTCACTGATGCTGAAGTCGATGCTTTAATGGACACTTATCGTTCCAGCTACGACTTTGCTACTGATAATATCGATGCTATTCGCTATCAGGCCAGAGAAGAAATTGCCATCAAAAAAATGCTGGATGACGAAGGATGTCAGGCATTTTCTAATACATTCCAAGATTTGTATGGCATGGAGCAGCTGCCCGGCCTGGCCAGTCAACATTTGATGGCTCAAGGATACGGCTACGGCGGCGAAGGGGACTGGAAAGTTGCTGCCATGACTGCCATCATGAAATCGATGGGCGATAACGGCAATGGATGCTCGCTCTTCATGGAAGACTATACTTACAATCTGGTTCCAGGTGCAGAATATAGCCTTGGTGCTCATATGTTGGAAGTTTGCCCTTGCTGCGCAGCAGAAAAGCCCCGTATCGAGACCCACCCCCTGGGTATCGGGATGAATGAAAAAGACCCGGCACGTCTTGTGTTTGAAGGTAAAGCCGGCCCGGCTATTGTTGTCAGCCTGATTGATATGGGTGGTCGTTTGCGACTGATCTGCCAGGATATAGAGTGCGTAAAACCCATTCTGCCAATGCCTAATCTCCCCGTTGCCCGTGTCATGTGGAAGGCACTGCCGAGCTTGGCAACTGGCGTAGAATGTTGGATCACTGCTGGCGGTGCCCATCATACAGTACTGAGCTATGACGTAACTGCTGAGCAAATGCACGACTGGGCCAACATGATGGATATAGAATTCGTCCATATCGGTAAGGATACCACTCCTGAAAGTCTGGAGCACGATCTGTTTCTTGCTGACCTTGCCTGGAAGCTGAAGTGAGGATCATGATGCTGGAATATCTTCGACAACAGGTCTACGAGGCGAACATGGAATTGCCTCGCCACGGTCTTGTAACCTATACTTGGGGAAATGTTTCCGCCATCGACCATGAAAAAGGTCTAATCGTTATTAAGCCATCTGGTGTGGATTATAACGAATTGGCTCCTGACAATCTTGTAATAGTAGATATGGATGGCAATGTGGTAGAAGGCAGCTTGAAACCTAGCAGTGATACAAAAACTCATCTGGAATTGTACAATGCATTTCCTGCATTGGGCGGCATTGTCCACACCCATAGCACTTATGCTGTAGCATGGGCACAGGCGTGCAAGGATATTCCTGCCTTTGGTACAACACATGCTGATTATTTCTACGGTGCAGTGCCATGTACCCGCAAGTTGACCCAGGAAGAGGTTGATTCAGATTATGAGCGGAACACTGGTAAGGTAATCGTTGAAACCTTTTGTGATCACAATATCGATCCCATGCATGTACCAGGTGTCCTGTGTGCGAACCATGGTCCATTCACTTGGGGAAAGGATGCTGCTCAGGCAGTATACCATGCCGTTGTACTAGAAGAAGTTGCAAAAATGACATTACTGACCAATCAAGTCAATCCTAATACAGCACCAGCTCCACAATATGTATTGGACAAACACTATCACCGCAAACATGGATCCACTGCATATTATGGCCAATAATAAGACCTCCTTAACATACCAGCAGAGAGCCGTAAACACAGGTTGGCGTGAAACAGGTTATCTGATACTGAAAGTGGATTCTCTCCCAGTCGGTAAAAAATCAGTTTTCACCAGTGAGGAAATCCATCTAGCAAGAACAGCCGTAAATCAGCTGCGAAACAAGAAAATCCAACAAGGCCAGTACACCGACGCGACCGATGATATGCTGCTGAAATTGGTCTGAAAGAACAAATTATGCATGAACAGAAACTACCCTGCAAGGTGCCTTGCAGGGTAGTTTTCTATAATTACAACGAACACTTTTATCAAAAGGTCAATCTCATCTGATACCACGTCACATCACCGTGGGTGGAGCCGGAAATACCCTCGCTGACAAAGCCGAACTTGGCGTAATAATGTACAAGACGGTCCTTGCAGGTCAGCACAAGCCCCTTGCGGCCCTGACGGCGCGCCTCGGCAATGACATGTTCCAGCAGCATGGCGGCACAGCCGCGGCGACGGTAAGCGGGGATTGTATCCACGCCGAAAATCATCTGCCACGCGCCGTTTTCGTTATGCAGGGCCGCGTCATCGTACATCTCGTCCCGCAGGTCCGGCTCGTCCGTAGCCATGCCATTCACAAAGCCCACCAGCTGTTTGCCGTCCATCAACACCCAAAAATGGTTCGGATACAGCGCCAGCCGTCTGGCAAGGCTCAATTCTGTGGCGGCTTCGGCAGCGGGGAAGCACTCGGCTTCAATTTGTACCACAGCTGCCAAATCGGCGGAAGTCGCGGTTCTGATTTGCATAACAATTCTCCTTATTTTCTCAATGCTTCGGTTTTCTTCTATTTTGCCTTTCCTGCGGGCTGCTGTCAAGATTCCTGCAGCATGATCTTTACGATTTCCTTGTCGGTTTCGCGCATACCCTCGCGGCCGAGCTGGCTTACATTGCGGATTGTGTTTTCTACGCCCTTGGTGACAATGCCGTCGCCGCCGCGGAACTGCTGGCCGTTCTGGTACATATGGTAGCCCATGATACCGGCCTGCACGCTGGACGCAATTTTGGCCGCACAGCTCGGCTTGGCACCGTCGCAGATAATGCCGGACACGATTGCCAGCGAGTTTACCAGTGTGTGTGAAATAGCCTTGAGGTCTGCGCCCTGCAGATAGGCAATACCACACCCGGCCGCACAGCCGGCGCTGACTGCACCGCAGTATGCGGACAGCCGCCCGATACCCGTTTTTTCGTGAATGGCAATCAGGTTGGAGAGTGCCAACGCGCGGTAAAGTCTATCTTTCGGCACCGCCAGTGCTTTGGCGTACTCGATAACCGGCACGGACACCGTAATCCCCTGGTTGCCGCTGCCGGAATTGATAACCACCGGCAGTTCGCAGCCGCTCATGCGCGCGTCGGACCCGGCCGCCGCCTTGGCAATGGCGCGGTTGCGCACATCGTCCCCATAAAATTTGAGCATGGTAGAACCGATGTTGGCACCGTAATCACCCAGCAAGCCTTCCTCGGAAATCTGGGTATTGTACTGAATCTGGGTATCCAGCACCGGGCAGACGTCTGCCGTATCACAGGTGTTGGCAAAGTCGAAAATATCCGCGATTGTCAGCAGGTTCCTGTCGGACAGGCCGTCCTCTGCGGGATTATCGCCGCCGCAGGCCGGTTTGCTTTCTGCCGCGGTATTGTCCAACAGAATGTCACTGTTTTTCTGGATAAACACAATGTTTGTGTGATACCGGCAAATGCGCACCACCGCAGAATCCGCGCCGTGATACAGTGCCACGATAATATCAAAGATAAAGCCGTTGTCGATGGACTCCACCGAAATCGGGACTTCTTTCATAAAACTGCGCATGGAGGCTTTCTGCTCTGCCGTCACCTTCGAGATAACTTCCAGTGCCTTGTCGGCATGGCCGCCCACAATGCCCGCCGCGGCTGCGGCCTCAATGCCTTTCATGCCATCGGTGTTGGGAACAACCACGCTCTTGACATTTTTAATGATATTGTTGCTGACACCGATTTTTACCATATCCGGCGTACAGCCCAGAACCTCCCGCGCTTTGGCGGCCGCGTAGGCAATGGAAATCAGCTCGGTGCAGCCCATTGCCGGAATAAGTTCCTCTTTCAGAATCTGTAAGTAAGTCCGATAGACCTTGCTCTGCTTTTCCATGCTGTGTTACTCCTTTGCTTGTTTATCCTGCAAAATCTCCACAATCGTCTTTTCCGTTCCCACCATACCGGGGGAGGCAATCAGCCCCATGTTGCGCATGGTCTGTTCCGGTGTTGCGCCGTTGATTCCGTGGACATTGTAAATATACGCCTGCTTTTCGGCCAGTGATACCGCCTGCCACGCGGCGTCCACGGCAACAATGCCTTTCATAGTACAGCCCTGGTTGCCGCCGTCGCATATCATGCCGGTAATACTGGAAGCTAAATTGTTGATGGTATGCGCCATAGTTTTGGTACTGCCGCCCCGCAGCAACACCAGCCCGCAGGCCATGCCGGTACCCGCCGCAATGGCACAGCCGCAGAATGCCGACAGCTTGCCGGAATATTCCTTGATGTACATACAGACAAGATAGCTCAATGCCGTGGCGCGCAGCAGCATTTCCTCGGAATAGCCGCGCACCTTGTAGGCCGCATAGAGCGGCATGGTGGCGATAATGCCGTGCGCCCCGGAGCCGGTAATGCTCATAGCCGGTTCCGGCAGGCCCAGAACCCGTGCTTCAATGGCCGCATTGCAGAGCAGGGACGCCGTTTTTTGCTCATCGTCGGAAATCATTTGGCCGTCGTTTGCCTCCAGCAGGCAGCGGGCGTAGGTCGTTTTGGGGCTGGCAATTCCTGCCTGACAGAGTGCATAGTTCAACTCAAATGCTTTTCTGATAAAGGTCAGTTCTTCTGCCGGTACCGTCAGGGCATAATCGTGAAGTTGTGCCAGTGTGTAGCGGTGAATGAGCGGCTCTGCATGGGATTCCTCGGCGGCGGTATGCGGCTTTTCATAGACGGTTTTTCCGTTCTCTGTGATTTTTACGATGTTGGTGTGTGCGTCGCGGATTGTAACGCAGGCAGTATCCGTATCTGTTTCCACTTCCGCTTCAATGAAGATACGGCTTGTGATTTCCGTCATTTCCACTTTGATAATACCGGCGGCCGCCATGTTCCGCGCGGCCTGTGCCTGCTCTGCGGTAATACCGTCCAGACATTCCAGCCTTTTATCCGGGTCAGCCCCGCAGGCCCCCAGTGCCGCGGCTTGGCAGTTACCAACCTCGGTGCTGTTGGGGATTCCGCAGGTAAACGCGTTCTTGAACATACCGCTGTTCAGCCGCAAAGTGATATGTTTTACCGCACCGGCAGTATGCTTTCTGGCTGTGGCAACAACAAAGGCAATCGCGCCCGGCTCGGTCACACCCAGAGCAGGGCACATATCCTGCCGGATAAGTTCTGTCAATTCATGCATAGTCTTGCTCCTTTGGAATGTTCTTTACAGAAAATGCCCCGGCGCGGCCTGCGCCGTTCCGGGGACATTTTCTGAGAAGAGGATAATGCTTATAGCTGTGAACTATCAGCCGAGAATGTCGTTGAGGTCAAGCGTCATGGTGCCGTCCTCCTAAATGAAGCAGGGGACACCCAGACGCTGTGTGCCGCGGATCTCCGCGTACAGGTCGCTGGTTTCGCGGATATGCAGGTAAGTCTGCAACGCCGCGTGACAGGAGAGAATGTCCTGAAAGCTGACTTCGGCACCGGCGGCGCTCAGCTTATTCAGGGCGTAGAGGGTATCGGGGCAGAGATGACTACCGACAACAGTAATTTTCATGGCTTATAGCTCCGCAATTGCTTCAATCTCACACAGAACGCCTTTCGGCAGGGCTTTGACGGCCACGCAGCTGCGGGCGGGCTTGCCGGTAAAATACCGGGCGTAGACTTCATTGAAAGCGGCAAAGTCACCCATATCGGCCAGAAAACAGGTGGTTTTGATAACATTTTTCAGGTCGGAACCGGCCTCGGCCAGAATAGCGCCTACGTTCTTGCAGCTTTGCTCTGCTTGTGCGGCAATGCCCTCCGGCACCGAGCCGTCGGTGGGATTCACGGGAATAGTCACCGATAAGCTGCGGGCCGAACTCGCCGACAAGATTCGCAAAGTAAGCAACCAGGCCGATGGGGGAAAACTTCATAATCATCTCAATCAGCTTCATAATAACCTGATTCATGTTTGCCAGCAGCTTGCCGAAGGGGCTTTCCTCGCCGCCGCACTTGGCAACGGCAAGGCCGGTCAGGATAGCAACTATGATGATGGACCACTATCAGGTCGGCATTCCCAGCCCTTATATGAACGCCCCTGTCAAGTGGGGGTTGGCTTTCGGCATTTCCAGCCGCCCGCTTATGCCTACCTCCACCAAAGTGCTGTTAAGCAAGAATATTCAGGAAGAAACCGCCGAATTTGAAAAAGACCTCCGCTTTTCCAAAGAGGACATTCGCCTGATGAAGCTGTACAATATGCTGACGATATTGTGAGAAGGCCCGATTTCACCGATAACAGAGTATTGAAATTGCTTTGAAAAGCAGACGACAATATAAAAAAATCACCTTGCAAAGTACATTGCAAGGTGATTTTTTGGTGCGACCGGGAGGATTCGAACCTCTGGCCTTCCGGGTCAGAGAACTACGACAGGGCGGGATGAATCAACGATGAAGTGCGAAACTTGTTGGTTCTGCACAGCGGCTCCCAAAACAGGAAAAAAGCCCGTTGTTGGTTGGCTTAACAGTGATAAGGAACTAATTTACTTATCAACTGTTAGCTGACGGTTTCCGGGGTGCATACGGACAAATCCCGTCTGATTTCTAACAGGAAGTCAGACGGGATTTTCGCTTTATATTACGAATTATGGAGGACATACCATGAAAACCTTAATATCTTGTGCCTACAATATGGATAATTGCTGTGTGGAAGTGAAATTCAGCGACGGCAGTATGATTGCGATTGACACTATCGTCGTTGAGAACGAGATTGCTGACAATATGTATCAGCGGTCAGAGCTGGATTATTTGATCTACAACGCTCCTTTGGAGTATGCAGACCTTATCTTGAACGGCGATCCCGAAACCTATTTGAAAACTGTAACAGAATACAAGCCTTGGGATAGCTGACAACACGCTGCCCGCAGGAGAAAATCCTGCGGGCGTTTTTCTGTTTATATTATTTCCCTCCGTTGGATCTCAATTTAGGAAAGAAGATGACAATCTTGAAGCTCTTTCCCCACTGGGAAGCTGCTTCCAGATGAAGATTTAGATCGTCGGCCATCTTCTTAACCAGGTAAAGTCCCATACCGGTAGCCTTCTTTCTGCTGTCAGTAGAATCCCCGGTAAAGCCCTTTT is a window encoding:
- a CDS encoding L-serine ammonia-lyase, iron-sulfur-dependent, subunit alpha, with product MEKQSKVYRTYLQILKEELIPAMGCTELISIAYAAAKAREVLGCTPDMVKIGVSNNIIKNVKSVVVPNTDGMKGIEAAAAAGIVGGHADKALEVISKVTAEQKASMRSFMKEVPISVESIDNGFIFDIIVALYHGADSAVVRICRYHTNIVFIQKNSDILLDNTAAESKPACGGDNPAEDGLSDRNLLTIADIFDFANTCDTADVCPVLDTQIQYNTQISEEGLLGDYGANIGSTMLKFYGDDVRNRAIAKAAAGSDARMSGCELPVVINSGSGNQGITVSVPVIEYAKALAVPKDRLYRALALSNLIAIHEKTGIGRLSAYCGAVSAGCAAGCGIAYLQGADLKAISHTLVNSLAIVSGIICDGAKPSCAAKIASSVQAGIMGYHMYQNGQQFRGGDGIVTKGVENTIRNVSQLGREGMRETDKEIVKIMLQES
- a CDS encoding DUF6061 family protein, whose product is MKTLISCAYNMDNCCVEVKFSDGSMIAIDTIVVENEIADNMYQRSELDYLIYNAPLEYADLILNGDPETYLKTVTEYKPWDS
- a CDS encoding L-ribulose-5-phosphate 4-epimerase, with amino-acid sequence MEYLRQQVYEANMELPRHGLVTYTWGNVSAIDHEKGLIVIKPSGVDYNELAPDNLVIVDMDGNVVEGSLKPSSDTKTHLELYNAFPALGGIVHTHSTYAVAWAQACKDIPAFGTTHADYFYGAVPCTRKLTQEEVDSDYERNTGKVIVETFCDHNIDPMHVPGVLCANHGPFTWGKDAAQAVYHAVVLEEVAKMTLLTNQVNPNTAPAPQYVLDKHYHRKHGSTAYYGQ
- the araA gene encoding L-arabinose isomerase; translation: MRMQDYEFWFVVGSQFLYGPEVLETVAARASEMADVLNASGNLPCKLVYKVTAKTNKEIADVVREANYDPHCAGIITWCHTFSPSKMWINGFVDLQKPYCHFATQYNREIPNEEIDMDFMNLNQAAHGDREHGFIAARLRMPRKIIFGYWQDEEIQKRLGRWMRAAVGVAVSRNLKVMRFGDNMREVAVTEGDKVEVQAKLGWQVNTWAVGDLVKVMNEVTDAEVDALMDTYRSSYDFATDNIDAIRYQAREEIAIKKMLDDEGCQAFSNTFQDLYGMEQLPGLASQHLMAQGYGYGGEGDWKVAAMTAIMKSMGDNGNGCSLFMEDYTYNLVPGAEYSLGAHMLEVCPCCAAEKPRIETHPLGIGMNEKDPARLVFEGKAGPAIVVSLIDMGGRLRLICQDIECVKPILPMPNLPVARVMWKALPSLATGVECWITAGGAHHTVLSYDVTAEQMHDWANMMDIEFVHIGKDTTPESLEHDLFLADLAWKLK
- a CDS encoding FGGY-family carbohydrate kinase; this translates as MATKQKLTTLGIELGSTRIKAVLTSFDGTILASGMHDWENRFEDGYWTYHLDDVWAGIRDAYRDLALNYENTYGEVLQTVGAIGVSAMMHGYLPFDCNGQQLTAFRTWRNTTTQQAANALTERFHFNIPQRWSIAHFYQAILNGEAHVNNVAFLTTLAGYVHWQLTGNKVLGIGDASGMFPIDSNTCDYNASMLDSFDALLKEAKLPFHLRDLLPKVLCAGEDAGYLTEAGSKLLDSTGTLSPGIPFCPPEGDAGTGMVATNSVAQRTGNVSAGTSVFAMIVLDKPLKQVHPEIDMVTTPQGAPVAMVHCNTCTSDLDGWVNLMGEMTEAAGTTLTKSQLYNLFYQKALQGDADCGGLINFNYFSGEPVTGISDGRPTFIRRPNAKFHLANFARAQLYSCIATLKYGLDILFEQEQVTVDNLLGHGGLFKVPVVGQKLLAGALGVPVSVMKTAGEGGPWGMALLAGYRLNRNKDENLENYLQNHIFIHSEGNTQTPDKADQFGFSAFMKEYIRCLPVERAAVDALR
- a CDS encoding GNAT family N-acetyltransferase; its protein translation is MQIRTATSADLAAVVQIEAECFPAAEAATELSLARRLALYPNHFWVLMDGKQLVGFVNGMATDEPDLRDEMYDDAALHNENGAWQMIFGVDTIPAYRRRGCAAMLLEHVIAEARRQGRKGLVLTCKDRLVHYYAKFGFVSEGISGSTHGDVTWYQMRLTF
- a CDS encoding L-serine ammonia-lyase, iron-sulfur-dependent, subunit alpha — translated: MHELTELIRQDMCPALGVTEPGAIAFVVATARKHTAGAVKHITLRLNSGMFKNAFTCGIPNSTEVGNCQAAALGACGADPDKRLECLDGITAEQAQAARNMAAAGIIKVEMTEITSRIFIEAEVETDTDTACVTIRDAHTNIVKITENGKTVYEKPHTAAEESHAEPLIHRYTLAQLHDYALTVPAEELTFIRKAFELNYALCQAGIASPKTTYARCLLEANDGQMISDDEQKTASLLCNAAIEARVLGLPEPAMSITGSGAHGIIATMPLYAAYKVRGYSEEMLLRATALSYLVCMYIKEYSGKLSAFCGCAIAAGTGMACGLVLLRGGSTKTMAHTINNLASSITGMICDGGNQGCTMKGIVAVDAAWQAVSLAEKQAYIYNVHGINGATPEQTMRNMGLIASPGMVGTEKTIVEILQDKQAKE
- a CDS encoding glutaredoxin; translated protein: MKITVVGSHLCPDTLYALNKLSAAGAEVSFQDILSCHAALQTYLHIRETSDLYAEIRGTQRLGVPCFI